A region of Vitis vinifera cultivar Pinot Noir 40024 chromosome 13, ASM3070453v1 DNA encodes the following proteins:
- the LOC100254554 gene encoding putative disease resistance protein At3g14460 isoform X1 produces MILRRCSCLNELPSRMGKLINLRHLDIFGCDSLKEMSNHGIGQLKSLQRLTYFIVGQKSGLKIGELRELPEIRGALYISNMKNVVSVNDALQANMKDKSYLDELILDWDDRCTDGVIQSGSTIHDILNKLLPHPNLKQLSIRNYPGVRFPNWLGNPLVLNLVSLELRGCGNCSTLPPLGQLTHLKYLQISRMNGVECVGSEFHGNASFQSLETLSFEDMLNWEKWLCCEEFPHLRKLSMRCCPKLTGKLPEQLLSLEELQIYNCPQLLMTSLTVLAIRELKMVNFGKLQLQMVACDFIALQTSEIEILDVSQWKQLPVAPHQLSIRKCDYVESLLEEEILQSNIYDLKIYDCSFSRSLHIVGLPTTLRSLSISQCSKLEFLLPELFRCHLPALQRLRIFGGVIDDSLSLSFSLDIFPELTHFAINGLKGLRKLFISISEGDPTSLCVLGIHIQECPNLESIELPGIKLEYCWISSCSKLRSLAAMHSSIQELCLWDCPELLFQREGVPSNLSELVIGNCNQLMPQMEWGLQRLTSLTRLRMEGSCADFELFPKECLLPYSLTCLEIVELPNLKSLDNWGLQQLTSLLELGIINCPELQFSTGSVLQHLISLKELRIDGCPRLQSLTEVGLQQLTSLERLYIHNCHELQYLTEVGLQHLTSLETLYINNCPKLQHLTKQRLQDSRGLQHLISLKYLGVENCPMLQSLKKDGLQHLTSLKALDIRNCRKLKCLTKEKLPDSLSYLIVRECPLLEKRCQFEKGEEWCFIAHIPEIVIKHVLF; encoded by the coding sequence ATGATACTAAGAAGGTGTTCATGTCTTAATGAATTACCTTCAAGGATGGGGAAGTTGATTAATTTGCGTCATCTTGATATTTTTGGATGTGATTCATTGAAAGAAATGTCCAATCATGGTATTGGTCAATTAAAAAGTTTACAAAGGTTGACTTATTTTATTGTGGGCCAAAAGAGTGGATTAAAAATCGGAGAATTAAGGGAGCTTCCAGAGATTCGAGGAGCACTTTATATTTCAAACATGAAGAACGTTGTGAGTGTTAATGATGCATTACAGGCTAATATGAAGGATAAGAGTTATCTTGATGAGTTAATCTTGGATTGGGATGACAGGTGTACTGATGGTGTTATACAAAGTGGTTCAACAATACATGATATACTCAACAAGTTACTACCTCATCCAAATTTAAAACAGCTCTCGATCAGAAACTATCCTGGTGTAAGATTTCCAAATTGGCTTGGAAATCCTTTAGTCTTGAATCTCGTGTCCCTTGAGCTTCGGGGTTGTGGCAATTGCTCAACATTGCCACCACTTGGGCAGCTAACCCATCTTAAATATCTACAAATTTCAAGAATGAATGGAGTAGAGTGTGTGGGTAGTGAGTTTCATGGGAATGCTTCCTTTCAATCCCTAGAAACACTATCATTTGAGGATATGCTGAATTGGGAGAAATGGTTATGTTGTGAAGAATTCCCTCATCTCCGGAAGCTTTCTATGCGATGTTGTCCCAAACTCACTGGGAAATTACCAGAACAGCTTCTTTCATTGGAGGAACTTCAAATTTATAATTGTCCGCAGCTACTTATGACTTCGCTCACAGTTCTTGCCATCCGTGAATTGAAGATGGTGAATTTTGGTAAATTGCAGTTGCAAATGGTAGCTTGTGACTTCATAGCTCTTCAAACttcagaaattgaaattttagacGTGTCTCAGTGGAAGCAACTTCCAGTGGCACCACACCAGCTCTCAATCAGAAAATGTGATTATGTGGAGTCTCTACTAGAGGAGGAAATCTTGCAAAGCAACATTTATGATCTGAAAATCTATGATTGTAGTTTTTCTAGATCCCTGCACATAGTTGGTTTACCCACTACATTGAGATCACTATCAATCTCTCAATGTTCCAAACTAGAGTTTCTCCTACCTGAGTTGTTCAGATGTCATCTCCCAGCCCTTCAAAGGCTGAGGATCTTTGGTGGTGTTATCGATGATTCTCTCTCGTTATCCTTCTCATTAGACATCTTCCCTGAGTTGACTCATTTCGCAATCAATGGTCTTAAGGGGCTTAGGAAGCTGTTCATCTCGATTTCAGAGGGGGATCCCACATCTTTATGTGTCTTGGGAATCCATATCCAGGAGTGCCCTAATCTTGAATCTATCGAATTGCCTGGTATCAAATTGGAGTATTGTTGGATCTCTAGTTGCTCCAAGCTTAGGTCTTTGGCAGCAATGCACTCATCTATACAGGAGTTGTGTTTATGGGATTGTCCAGAATTGTTGTTTCAGAGAGAGGGTGTGCCTTCCAATCTAAGTGAACTTGTGATTGGGAACTGCAACCAACTCATGCCCCAGATGGAGTGGGGTTTGCAAAGGCTGACCTCTCTTACACGTTTAAGAATGGAAGGTAGTTGTGCAGACTTTGAATTATTTCCCAAGGAGTGTCTGTTGCCCTATTCTCTAACTTGTCTTGAAATTGTAGAGCTTCCCAATCTCAAGTCTCTTGACAATTGGGGGCTTCAACAACTCACCTCTCTTCTAGAATTAGGGATCATAAACTGCCCAGAGCTCCAGTTCTCAACAGGATCTGTTCTTCAACACCTTATCTCTCTCAAAGAATTACGAATTGATGGATGCCCAAGGCTCCAATCCTTGACAGAAGTGGGTCTTCAACAACTCACCTCTCTTGAAAGATTGTATATCCACAACTGCCATGAGCTCCAGTACTTGACAGAAGTGGGTCTCCAACACCTCACCTCTCTTGAAACATTGTATATCAACAATTGCCCTAAGCTCCAACACTTGACAAAACAGAGACTACAAGATTCCCGGGGTCTTCAACACCTCATCTCTCTCAAATATTTGGGAGTGGAGAACTGCCCAATGCTCCAATCCTTGAAAAAAGACGGTCTTCAACACCTCACCTCTCTTAAAGCATTGGATATCAGAAACTGCCGTAAGCTCAAATGCTTGACAAAAGAGAAGCTTCCAGACTCCCTCTCTTATCTGATTGTTAGGGAGTGTCCTTTACTGGAAAAACGGTGTCAATTTGAGAAAGGGGAAGAATGGTGTTTTATAGCACACATTCCAGAAATAGTGATCAAACATGTGCTATTTTAA
- the LOC100254554 gene encoding putative disease resistance protein At3g14460 isoform X2 — translation MIQKLPESVCYLCNLQTMILRRCSCLNELPSRMGKLINLRHLDIFGCDSLKEMSNHGIGQLKSLQRLTYFIVGQKSGLKIGELRELPEIRGALYISNMKNVVSVNDALQANMKDKSYLDELILDWDDRCTDGVIQSGSTIHDILNKLLPHPNLKQLSIRNYPGVRFPNWLGNPLVLNLVSLELRGCGNCSTLPPLGQLTHLKYLQISRMNGVECVGSEFHGNASFQSLETLSFEDMLNWEKWLCCEEFPHLRKLSMRCCPKLTGKLPEQLLSLEELQIYNCPQLLMTSLTVLAIRELKMVNFGKLQLQMVACDFIALQTSEIEILDVSQWKQLPVAPHQLSIRKCDYVESLLEEEILQSNIYDLKIYDCSFSRSLHIVGLPTTLRSLSISQCSKLEFLLPELFRCHLPALQRLRIFGGVIDDSLSLSFSLDIFPELTHFAINGLKGLRKLFISISEGDPTSLCVLGIHIQECPNLESIELPGIKLEYCWISSCSKLRSLAAMHSSIQELCLWDCPELLFQREGVPSNLSELVIGNCNQLMPQMEWGLQRLTSLTRLRMEGSCADFELFPKECLLPYSLTCLEIVELPNLKSLDNWGLQQLTSLLELGIINCPELQFSTGSVLQHLISLKELRIDGCPRLQSLTEVGLQQLTSLERLYIHNCHELQYLTEVGLQHLTSLETLYINNCPKLQHLTKQRLQDSRGLQHLISLKYLGVENCPMLQSLKKDGLQHLTSLKALDIRNCRKLKCLTKEKLPDSLSYLIVRECPLLEKRCQFEKGEEWCFIAHIPEIVIKHVLF, via the coding sequence ATGATTCAAAAATTACCTGAATCAGTATGCTATTTGTGCAATTTACAAACAATGATACTAAGAAGGTGTTCATGTCTTAATGAATTACCTTCAAGGATGGGGAAGTTGATTAATTTGCGTCATCTTGATATTTTTGGATGTGATTCATTGAAAGAAATGTCCAATCATGGTATTGGTCAATTAAAAAGTTTACAAAGGTTGACTTATTTTATTGTGGGCCAAAAGAGTGGATTAAAAATCGGAGAATTAAGGGAGCTTCCAGAGATTCGAGGAGCACTTTATATTTCAAACATGAAGAACGTTGTGAGTGTTAATGATGCATTACAGGCTAATATGAAGGATAAGAGTTATCTTGATGAGTTAATCTTGGATTGGGATGACAGGTGTACTGATGGTGTTATACAAAGTGGTTCAACAATACATGATATACTCAACAAGTTACTACCTCATCCAAATTTAAAACAGCTCTCGATCAGAAACTATCCTGGTGTAAGATTTCCAAATTGGCTTGGAAATCCTTTAGTCTTGAATCTCGTGTCCCTTGAGCTTCGGGGTTGTGGCAATTGCTCAACATTGCCACCACTTGGGCAGCTAACCCATCTTAAATATCTACAAATTTCAAGAATGAATGGAGTAGAGTGTGTGGGTAGTGAGTTTCATGGGAATGCTTCCTTTCAATCCCTAGAAACACTATCATTTGAGGATATGCTGAATTGGGAGAAATGGTTATGTTGTGAAGAATTCCCTCATCTCCGGAAGCTTTCTATGCGATGTTGTCCCAAACTCACTGGGAAATTACCAGAACAGCTTCTTTCATTGGAGGAACTTCAAATTTATAATTGTCCGCAGCTACTTATGACTTCGCTCACAGTTCTTGCCATCCGTGAATTGAAGATGGTGAATTTTGGTAAATTGCAGTTGCAAATGGTAGCTTGTGACTTCATAGCTCTTCAAACttcagaaattgaaattttagacGTGTCTCAGTGGAAGCAACTTCCAGTGGCACCACACCAGCTCTCAATCAGAAAATGTGATTATGTGGAGTCTCTACTAGAGGAGGAAATCTTGCAAAGCAACATTTATGATCTGAAAATCTATGATTGTAGTTTTTCTAGATCCCTGCACATAGTTGGTTTACCCACTACATTGAGATCACTATCAATCTCTCAATGTTCCAAACTAGAGTTTCTCCTACCTGAGTTGTTCAGATGTCATCTCCCAGCCCTTCAAAGGCTGAGGATCTTTGGTGGTGTTATCGATGATTCTCTCTCGTTATCCTTCTCATTAGACATCTTCCCTGAGTTGACTCATTTCGCAATCAATGGTCTTAAGGGGCTTAGGAAGCTGTTCATCTCGATTTCAGAGGGGGATCCCACATCTTTATGTGTCTTGGGAATCCATATCCAGGAGTGCCCTAATCTTGAATCTATCGAATTGCCTGGTATCAAATTGGAGTATTGTTGGATCTCTAGTTGCTCCAAGCTTAGGTCTTTGGCAGCAATGCACTCATCTATACAGGAGTTGTGTTTATGGGATTGTCCAGAATTGTTGTTTCAGAGAGAGGGTGTGCCTTCCAATCTAAGTGAACTTGTGATTGGGAACTGCAACCAACTCATGCCCCAGATGGAGTGGGGTTTGCAAAGGCTGACCTCTCTTACACGTTTAAGAATGGAAGGTAGTTGTGCAGACTTTGAATTATTTCCCAAGGAGTGTCTGTTGCCCTATTCTCTAACTTGTCTTGAAATTGTAGAGCTTCCCAATCTCAAGTCTCTTGACAATTGGGGGCTTCAACAACTCACCTCTCTTCTAGAATTAGGGATCATAAACTGCCCAGAGCTCCAGTTCTCAACAGGATCTGTTCTTCAACACCTTATCTCTCTCAAAGAATTACGAATTGATGGATGCCCAAGGCTCCAATCCTTGACAGAAGTGGGTCTTCAACAACTCACCTCTCTTGAAAGATTGTATATCCACAACTGCCATGAGCTCCAGTACTTGACAGAAGTGGGTCTCCAACACCTCACCTCTCTTGAAACATTGTATATCAACAATTGCCCTAAGCTCCAACACTTGACAAAACAGAGACTACAAGATTCCCGGGGTCTTCAACACCTCATCTCTCTCAAATATTTGGGAGTGGAGAACTGCCCAATGCTCCAATCCTTGAAAAAAGACGGTCTTCAACACCTCACCTCTCTTAAAGCATTGGATATCAGAAACTGCCGTAAGCTCAAATGCTTGACAAAAGAGAAGCTTCCAGACTCCCTCTCTTATCTGATTGTTAGGGAGTGTCCTTTACTGGAAAAACGGTGTCAATTTGAGAAAGGGGAAGAATGGTGTTTTATAGCACACATTCCAGAAATAGTGATCAAACATGTGCTATTTTAA
- the LOC100254554 gene encoding putative disease resistance RPP13-like protein 1 isoform X3, with the protein MADALLSASLQLLFDRLASPAFINFLGRQNHIDELLSELKRKLLVVHKVLDDAEVKQFSNPNVKNWLVHVKDVVYDAEDLLDEIATDALRCKVEAADSQIGGTHKAWKWNKFSAWVKAPFATQSMESRVNGMIEKLVSIAQEKVGLGLKEGGGEKLSPRSSISTSLEDESLVFGRDEIQKEMADWLLSDNATGDNMEVMSIVGMGGSGKTTLARLLYNDDRVKEHFHLKAWVCVSTEFLLIKVTKSFLEEIGSKTDSDNLNKLQLELKDQLSNKKFLLVLDDVWDLKPRDWEGWDMEPSDGEGWDRLRTPLLAAAQGSKIVVTSRNESIATTMRAVQTRHLGQLSPQNCWRLFEKLAFEDRDSNAFLELEPIGRQIVDKCQGLPLAVKALGRLLHSKVEKREWENVLNSEIWHLRSGPEILPSLRLSYHHLSLPLKHCFAYCSIFPRNHEFDKEKLILLWMAEGLLHPQLSDRRRMEEIGESYFDELLAKSFFQKSIRKKGSCFVMHDLIHELAQHVSGDFCARVEDDDKVPKVSEKTRHFLYFKTDYDQMVAFKKFEAITKAQSLHTFLDVKPSQYEPSYILSKRVLQDILPKMRCLPCCRCENIK; encoded by the coding sequence ATGGCGGACGCACTCCTCTCGGCTTCGCTTCAACTTCTATTCGACAGATTGGCTTCTCCGGCGTTCATAAACTTCCTTGGGCGACAGAATCACATCGATGAACTCCTCAGCGAGTTGAAGAGGAAATTGCTGGTTGTCCACAAAGTGCTCGATGATGCGGAGGTGAAGCAATTTTCAAACCCAAATGTCAAAAATTGGTTGGTCCATGTCAAGGATGTTGTGTATGATGCGGAAGACCTATTAGACGAGATCGCTACCGACGCTTTGCGGTGCAAGGTGGAAGCTGCTGACTCCCAAATCGGCGGGACTCATAAGGCGTGGAAATGGAACAAGTTCTCTGCTTGGGTTAAGGCTCCATTTGCTACTCAAAGCATGGAGTCCAGGGTGAATGGGATGATTGAGAAACTTGTGTCTATTGCTCAAGAAAAAGTTGGGCTCGGGCTGAAAGAAGGTGGGGGCGAGAAACTGTCACCAAGATCATCAATATCCACTTCGTTGGAGGATGAGTCCCTTGTTTTCGGCAGGGATGAAATTCAGAAGGAGATGGCTGACTGGTTGCTTTCTGATAATGCAACAGGCGACAACATGGAAGTGATGTCCATAGTCGGCATGGGCGGCAGCGGCAAGACCACTCTTGCTCGGCTTCTCTATAACGATGACCGAGTGAAAGAACACTTCCACTTGAAAGCATGGGTCTGTGTTTCCACTGAGTTTCTTCTTATCAAGGTCACCAAATCATTTCTGGAGGAAATCGGTTCTAAAACTGATTCTGACAATCTAAATAAGCTTCAGCTTGAACTCAAAGACCAACTTAGTAACAAGAAATTTCTGCTTGTTCTTGACGACGTCTGGGATTTGAAACCTCGTGATTGGGAAGGTTGGGATATGGAGCCTAGTGATGGTGAAGGTTGGGATAGGCTACGAACTCCACTCCTTGCTGCAGCACAGGGAAGCAAGATTGTTGTGACCAGTCGTAATGAATCTATTGCAACAACTATGCGTGCAGTCCAGACTCGTCATCTGGGACAATTAAGCCCTCAAAATTGTTGGAGGCTATTTGAAAAGCTTGCATTTGAGGACAGAGACTCCAACGCATTCCTTGAGCTTGAACCCATAGGCAGACAGATTGTGGACAAGTGCCAAGGATTGCCTTTAGCTGTAAAAGCACTCGGCCGTCTCTTGCACTCTAAGGTCGAAAAAAGGGAATGGGAGAATGTCTTGAACAGTGAAATATGGCATCTGCGGAGTGGTCCTGAAATTCTTCCATCTTTGAGATTGAGCTATCATCATCTTTCTCTACCTCTAAAGCATTGTTTTGCATATTGTTCAATTTTTCCCCGGAACCATGAATTCGACAAAGAGAAGCTGATTTTATTATGGATGGCAGAAGGTCTTCTGCATCCACAACTAAGCGACAGAAGGAGAATGGAAGAGATAGGTGAGTCGTATTTTGATGAGCTTCTTGCAAAGTCattctttcaaaaatctatTAGAAAAAAAGGATCATGCTTTGTAATGCATGATCTAATACATGAATTGGCTCAACACGTGTCTGGAGATTTTTGTGCTCGAGTGGAAGATGATGATAAGGTACCAAAAGTATCTGAGAAGACTCGTCACTTTTTGTACTTCAAAACTGATTATGACCAAATGGTTGCATTTAAAAAGTTTGAGGCTATTACTAAAGCTCAATCTCTTCACACATTCTTAGACGTGAAGCCATCACAATACGAGCCTTCTTATATTTTGAGTAAAAGAGTTTTGCAAGATATATTGCCAAAAATGAGGTGTCTACCGTGTTGTCGTTGcgagaatataaaataa